Proteins from one Acidiphilium multivorum AIU301 genomic window:
- a CDS encoding glycosyltransferase family 4 protein: MAGTELMVGGLKQRMAQELDRINLQINHPGSEKDSRPRVVWIHHDVNQEWVQWCSDKATVDLVDCFVFVSHWQREQYLKTFGLPPERCVVLRNATDVNASPRRWEAAPVWRCAYASTPFRGLSVLLDAWEHINPVNAELHVWSSMKLYLGDDGPYSHLYERAQALSGVFYHGIVPNAELRMALRDMHFLTYPSTFAETSCLAVIEAMAAGCRVICPSLGALPETTSGFAHVYPWTVDANAHAATFAAKLREEFDNPWNGQPERSLAQQAHFAEEYDWSRRVCEWRQLIEKLCN, translated from the coding sequence ATGGCTGGGACTGAGTTGATGGTTGGTGGCCTGAAGCAACGGATGGCTCAGGAACTCGATCGCATCAACCTTCAAATCAACCACCCCGGCAGCGAAAAGGACTCCAGGCCGCGTGTGGTCTGGATACACCATGACGTCAACCAGGAATGGGTTCAATGGTGTTCAGACAAGGCGACTGTCGATTTGGTCGACTGTTTTGTTTTTGTCTCCCACTGGCAGCGTGAACAATATCTCAAGACATTCGGGCTACCGCCGGAACGTTGTGTGGTGCTGCGCAATGCGACTGACGTCAACGCATCGCCGCGGCGATGGGAAGCAGCTCCTGTTTGGCGTTGTGCTTATGCTAGCACGCCGTTCCGCGGTCTTTCCGTACTTCTCGACGCCTGGGAACACATCAACCCAGTCAATGCCGAACTGCACGTCTGGTCGTCCATGAAACTTTATCTTGGCGACGACGGCCCTTACAGCCATCTCTATGAACGAGCGCAAGCGTTATCAGGTGTGTTTTATCATGGTATCGTCCCTAATGCCGAACTACGCATGGCGCTTCGGGACATGCATTTTCTCACCTACCCCAGCACATTCGCGGAGACCTCATGCCTTGCGGTGATTGAAGCGATGGCTGCGGGCTGCCGGGTGATTTGCCCGTCGCTCGGCGCACTGCCAGAAACCACAAGCGGATTTGCGCACGTCTATCCTTGGACGGTTGACGCCAACGCACATGCAGCGACCTTTGCCGCAAAATTGCGCGAGGAATTTGATAATCCGTGGAACGGTCAGCCAGAGCGATCGCTCGCCCAGCAGGCTCATTTTGCCGAAGAGTACGATTGGTCACGCCGTGTATGCGAGTGGCGGCAATTGATTGAAAAATTGTGCAATTAA
- a CDS encoding glycosyltransferase: protein MADRKTICLNMIVKNEMANLARCLGAVAPWISAWVIGDTGSTDGTQDFIRSFFAERGIPGELHSFPFENFAQARNEALAHAYATPIEYDYLLLNDADKELVVDDPDFQQKLQAPCYDLLQHAGISYWNARLVRRNAGALYHGVTHEYLAVDGDRQRLDGVWFKDHASGANRVDKFERDIRLLTEALADDPENARYVFYLAQSYRDAGRLTEAVEAYAKRATMGGGDEEAWYARLQEARCLLRLGDDGGFVRQSLAAFSQRPHRAEPLYDLARYHRERSRTEAAALFAEQGIALGYPDRDTLFIEDYIFDWGLREELSIAANYSPGPARKARGAAACNWLAQSADVPEHVRSLAQYNLQFYPKAADEVAADGSQRAATIGDGNKIDIHRDVGRSRLSPTD from the coding sequence ATGGCTGATAGGAAGACGATCTGCCTGAACATGATCGTGAAAAACGAGATGGCCAATCTCGCGCGTTGTCTTGGCGCTGTTGCACCGTGGATTTCGGCTTGGGTTATCGGCGATACCGGCTCGACTGATGGGACGCAGGATTTTATCCGTTCGTTCTTTGCCGAGCGCGGCATTCCTGGTGAGTTGCATAGTTTTCCGTTCGAGAATTTCGCGCAGGCTCGCAACGAGGCGCTGGCACATGCTTATGCGACACCCATCGAGTACGATTATCTATTGCTGAATGATGCCGATAAGGAACTCGTCGTCGACGACCCCGACTTCCAGCAAAAACTCCAAGCCCCATGTTACGATTTGCTGCAGCATGCGGGCATCAGCTATTGGAATGCCCGACTTGTTCGCCGGAATGCCGGAGCGCTGTATCATGGTGTCACGCATGAGTATCTCGCCGTCGATGGCGATCGCCAGCGGCTTGATGGCGTGTGGTTCAAAGACCATGCAAGCGGCGCCAACCGCGTCGACAAATTTGAACGCGATATCCGGCTGCTGACCGAGGCGTTGGCCGATGATCCTGAGAACGCCCGTTATGTGTTCTATCTCGCCCAGAGCTACCGAGATGCCGGACGGTTGACTGAGGCCGTCGAGGCCTACGCCAAGCGGGCAACGATGGGCGGTGGGGATGAGGAAGCGTGGTATGCGCGGTTGCAGGAGGCCCGTTGTCTTCTCCGTCTCGGTGACGACGGCGGATTCGTGCGCCAATCGCTGGCCGCCTTCAGCCAACGCCCACACCGTGCAGAACCGCTGTACGATCTCGCGCGTTACCACCGGGAGCGCAGCCGAACCGAAGCGGCGGCGCTGTTTGCAGAACAAGGGATTGCGCTAGGATATCCTGACCGCGACACGCTGTTTATCGAGGATTACATTTTCGATTGGGGGCTGCGCGAGGAACTGTCGATTGCGGCGAATTATTCGCCCGGTCCAGCGCGTAAGGCGCGCGGTGCTGCGGCGTGCAACTGGCTTGCACAAAGCGCCGACGTTCCTGAACATGTGCGTTCCCTAGCCCAATACAATCTGCAATTTTATCCAAAGGCAGCGGACGAGGTGGCAGCGGACGGATCGCAGCGCGCCGCGACCATAGGCGACGGAAATAAAATCGACATACATCGTGACGTGGGTAGATCGCGGCTTTCGCCCACAGATTAA
- the recJ gene encoding single-stranded-DNA-specific exonuclease RecJ: MDAGLNGAAPAFGVERSLTGRRWLWRPAADRTAQAIAQRCGVPDVIGRLLAGRGVMPDHAADFLEPTLRAYLPDPSALTDMDAAAARIADSVQRGATIAIFGDYDVDGACSGALMALGLGELGATTINYVPDRLREGYGPNAPALRALAGQGAELVVCVDCGTAAHEALAALDGRADAIVLDHHKSEGAPPAIVATVNPNRADDASGLGNVCAATISFLTLVAVQRELRRRGFFATRREIDLLSMLDLVALATVCDVMPLTGLNRALVTQGLKVMARRERPGIAALLDVAQVREAPGTMTCGFAIGPRINAAGRIAEADLGLRTLLAAEPATAMVLARRLDEINRERQAVEAGLLDEAMTDAEAQFAAGAPVALVAGEQWHPGVVGIVAGRIKETFNRPALVAGIAEGRAVGSGRSVPGVDLGSAIIAAREAGLLIKGGGHAMAAGFTVEAGRIEALRGFLAERLAVAATLPDAADLPIEGMAAVGGIDEALAAAIGRVGPFGAGNEEPVFVVPRARVLRADRIGRNEATIRAFVEGEAGGRLKTILFRAGDGDLAAALARPGGAPLNLAGHIRAEQWNGRTSVSLILIDAAPA; the protein is encoded by the coding sequence GTGGACGCCGGCCTGAACGGGGCGGCGCCGGCTTTCGGGGTCGAACGCAGCCTGACCGGCCGGCGCTGGCTCTGGCGCCCGGCCGCGGACCGCACGGCGCAGGCCATCGCCCAGCGCTGCGGCGTGCCGGACGTGATCGGCCGGCTGCTCGCCGGGCGCGGCGTGATGCCCGATCATGCCGCGGATTTCCTCGAGCCGACGCTGCGCGCCTATCTGCCCGATCCCTCGGCGCTGACCGACATGGATGCCGCGGCGGCGCGGATCGCCGATTCAGTGCAGCGCGGCGCGACCATCGCGATCTTTGGCGATTACGATGTCGACGGCGCCTGTTCGGGCGCGCTCATGGCGCTGGGCCTTGGGGAACTTGGCGCGACGACCATCAATTACGTGCCGGATCGGCTCCGCGAGGGCTACGGGCCGAACGCGCCGGCGCTGCGGGCGCTTGCCGGGCAGGGGGCGGAACTGGTCGTCTGCGTCGATTGCGGAACGGCGGCGCATGAGGCGCTCGCGGCGCTCGACGGCCGGGCGGATGCCATCGTTCTCGACCATCACAAGAGCGAGGGGGCTCCGCCCGCCATCGTGGCGACGGTGAACCCGAACCGCGCTGACGATGCGTCGGGCCTCGGCAACGTTTGCGCGGCGACGATCAGCTTCCTCACCCTCGTCGCCGTGCAGCGCGAACTTCGCCGGCGGGGCTTCTTCGCGACGCGGCGCGAGATCGACCTGCTGTCGATGCTCGACCTCGTCGCGCTTGCGACGGTCTGCGACGTGATGCCGCTCACCGGCCTCAACCGCGCGCTGGTGACCCAGGGGCTGAAGGTGATGGCGCGGCGGGAACGGCCGGGAATCGCGGCATTGCTCGACGTCGCGCAGGTGAGGGAGGCGCCGGGCACGATGACCTGCGGCTTCGCGATCGGCCCGCGGATCAACGCCGCCGGCCGCATCGCCGAGGCGGATCTCGGGCTGCGCACGCTGCTCGCCGCCGAGCCGGCGACGGCGATGGTGCTGGCGCGCCGCCTCGACGAGATCAACCGCGAGCGCCAGGCGGTGGAGGCCGGGCTGCTGGACGAGGCGATGACCGACGCCGAGGCCCAGTTCGCCGCCGGCGCGCCGGTCGCGCTGGTTGCCGGCGAGCAATGGCATCCGGGCGTGGTCGGCATTGTCGCCGGCCGGATCAAGGAAACCTTCAACCGTCCGGCCCTGGTCGCGGGAATCGCGGAGGGCAGGGCGGTGGGTTCTGGCCGCTCGGTGCCGGGGGTCGATCTCGGCAGCGCGATCATCGCCGCGCGCGAGGCGGGGCTGCTGATCAAGGGCGGCGGCCACGCCATGGCCGCGGGTTTCACGGTGGAAGCCGGTCGGATCGAGGCGCTGCGCGGCTTCCTCGCAGAGCGGTTGGCGGTGGCCGCGACGCTGCCGGACGCGGCCGATCTGCCGATCGAGGGCATGGCGGCTGTCGGCGGGATCGACGAGGCGCTCGCCGCGGCGATCGGCCGCGTCGGGCCGTTCGGCGCCGGCAACGAGGAGCCGGTGTTCGTGGTGCCGCGGGCGCGGGTCCTGCGGGCGGACCGCATCGGCCGGAACGAGGCGACGATCCGCGCCTTCGTCGAGGGCGAGGCCGGTGGCCGGCTGAAGACGATCCTGTTCCGCGCCGGAGACGGCGACCTTGCGGCCGCGCTGGCCCGTCCGGGCGGCGCACCGCTCAATCTTGCAGGTCACATCCGCGCGGAACAATGGAATGGCAGAACCTCGGTCAGCCTGATCCTGATCGACGCCGCTCCCGCTTGA
- the glpX gene encoding class II fructose-bisphosphatase: MDNAKTPAQSDRNLALELVRVTEAAALAASAWIGRGDKNSADGAAVGAMRQAFNAVAIDGVVVIGEGEMDEAPMLYIGERVGAGGPEMDIAVDPLEGTTIAAKGAPNAIAVIALAERGNFLHAPDIYMDKIAVGPDLPEGVVALDAPVEENLRNLARAKRCDISDLMVCTLERERHAELIARCREAGARITLIGDGDVSGVIAVAQPEAGIDIYMGSGGAPEGVLAAAALRCTGGQMQGRLLFEDSSQIDRAKGMGIADPSRLYQVHEMAAGNVMFAATGVTTGPMLRGVRRYATGAVTHSIVMRSKSGTVRYIEAHHNFQTKPWTPA, from the coding sequence ATGGACAACGCCAAGACCCCGGCCCAGTCGGACCGTAACCTCGCCCTCGAACTCGTGCGCGTCACGGAAGCCGCCGCGCTCGCGGCCTCGGCCTGGATCGGCCGGGGCGACAAGAACAGCGCGGATGGGGCTGCCGTCGGCGCGATGCGCCAGGCGTTCAACGCGGTCGCGATCGACGGTGTCGTCGTGATCGGCGAGGGCGAGATGGACGAGGCGCCGATGCTCTATATCGGCGAACGCGTCGGCGCCGGCGGACCGGAGATGGACATCGCCGTCGATCCGCTCGAGGGCACGACCATCGCCGCCAAGGGCGCGCCGAACGCGATCGCGGTGATCGCGCTGGCGGAGCGCGGCAACTTCCTGCACGCGCCGGATATCTACATGGACAAGATCGCGGTTGGTCCCGATCTGCCCGAGGGGGTGGTGGCGCTGGATGCGCCGGTTGAGGAAAATCTCCGCAACCTCGCCCGCGCCAAGCGGTGCGACATTTCCGACCTGATGGTCTGCACGCTGGAGCGCGAGCGCCATGCCGAGCTGATCGCGCGGTGCCGCGAGGCCGGCGCGCGGATCACCCTGATCGGGGATGGCGACGTTTCGGGCGTGATCGCGGTGGCGCAACCCGAGGCCGGGATCGACATCTACATGGGCTCGGGCGGCGCGCCGGAGGGCGTTCTCGCCGCGGCCGCGCTGCGCTGCACCGGCGGGCAGATGCAGGGACGGCTGCTGTTCGAGGACAGCTCGCAGATCGACCGGGCGAAGGGCATGGGCATCGCCGATCCGTCGCGGCTCTACCAGGTTCACGAAATGGCGGCGGGCAACGTGATGTTCGCGGCGACCGGCGTGACCACCGGCCCGATGCTGCGCGGCGTGCGGCGGTATGCGACCGGCGCGGTGACGCACTCGATCGTGATGCGGTCGAAATCCGGCACCGTCCGCTATATCGAGGCGCATCACAACTTCCAGACCAAGCCGTGGACGCCGGCCTGA
- a CDS encoding homoserine dehydrogenase, with translation MNGELSVGIAGLGTVGAGVVRLLQENAAIIAARAGRPVRVVAVSARDRTRDRGVSLEGIRWVEDPLVLATDPAVDVVVELIGGASGAARDLVEAALAAGKPVVTANKALIAQAGGDLAGLIRGGPGIRFEAAVAGGIPVIKALREGLGANRIASVSGIFNGTCNYMLTRMRDEKMEFADVLAEAQALGYAEADPSADIDGVDTAHKLAILAAIAFGRQVDFGAVHVEGIRRISAVDIAFADELGYRIKLLGIARASEAGIETRVHPAMVPENSALAKVDGVNNAVVISGEPVGDIVIQGRGAGAGPTASAVVADLIDLARGRQTPMLGMAPDALRSEASVPMAAHRGAYCLRLMVLDQPGVIADVTAVLRDHGISLETMLQRGRSPGDVVPVVIITHETDEAAMAAALVQIAALPAVQEPPALIRIEQA, from the coding sequence ATGAATGGTGAACTGTCGGTCGGGATCGCCGGGCTGGGGACGGTCGGCGCCGGGGTCGTGCGGCTGTTGCAGGAGAATGCGGCGATCATCGCCGCGCGGGCCGGTCGGCCGGTGCGCGTGGTGGCGGTGTCCGCGCGGGACCGGACGCGGGATCGCGGGGTGTCGCTCGAGGGTATCCGCTGGGTCGAGGACCCGCTGGTGCTCGCCACCGATCCGGCCGTGGATGTCGTCGTCGAGCTGATCGGCGGTGCTTCAGGTGCCGCGCGGGACCTGGTCGAGGCGGCCCTGGCCGCGGGCAAGCCGGTGGTGACGGCGAACAAGGCGCTGATCGCGCAGGCGGGCGGCGACCTCGCGGGGTTGATCCGCGGCGGGCCGGGCATCCGCTTCGAGGCGGCGGTGGCGGGCGGCATTCCCGTCATCAAGGCGCTGCGCGAGGGGCTCGGCGCCAACCGGATCGCCAGCGTGTCCGGCATCTTCAACGGCACCTGCAACTACATGCTCACGCGGATGCGCGACGAGAAGATGGAGTTCGCCGACGTGCTCGCCGAGGCCCAGGCGCTCGGCTATGCCGAGGCCGACCCCTCGGCCGATATCGACGGGGTGGATACCGCCCACAAGCTGGCGATCCTCGCGGCCATCGCCTTCGGCCGCCAGGTGGATTTCGGGGCGGTGCATGTCGAGGGCATCCGCCGGATCAGCGCGGTGGATATCGCCTTCGCCGACGAGCTCGGCTACCGGATCAAGCTGCTCGGCATCGCCCGCGCGAGCGAGGCCGGAATCGAGACCCGCGTGCATCCGGCGATGGTGCCGGAGAACTCGGCGCTGGCGAAGGTGGATGGCGTGAACAACGCGGTCGTGATCAGCGGCGAGCCGGTGGGCGATATCGTGATCCAGGGGCGCGGCGCCGGGGCGGGGCCGACCGCCTCGGCCGTGGTGGCCGACCTGATCGACCTTGCCCGCGGCCGGCAGACGCCCATGCTCGGCATGGCGCCCGATGCGCTGCGCAGCGAGGCCTCGGTGCCGATGGCGGCGCATCGCGGGGCCTATTGCCTGCGGCTGATGGTGCTGGATCAGCCCGGCGTGATCGCCGATGTCACCGCGGTGCTGCGCGATCACGGCATCTCGCTGGAAACGATGCTCCAGCGCGGCCGCAGCCCGGGCGATGTGGTGCCGGTTGTGATCATCACCCATGAGACTGACGAGGCCGCGATGGCGGCGGCGCTGGTGCAGATCGCCGCACTGCCGGCGGTGCAGGAGCCGCCGGCGCTCATCCGCATCGAACAGGCCTGA
- a CDS encoding LL-diaminopimelate aminotransferase, with protein sequence MTEEFHRIRRLPPYVFAEVNQAKAAARNRREDIIDLGMGNPDSATPPHIVAKLVETVADPRSHRYSTSKGIPGLRRALAAYYDRRFGVKLNPETEVIATLGSKEGLANLANAITSPGDTILVPNPSYPIHQFGFIIAGASVRSVPATPDDEMLRALDRAVRHSVPKPTALIVNFPSNPTAYLATLDFYKEIVAFARKHEIFILSDLAYAEIYFEGEPPPSVLQVEGAKDITVEFTSMSKTYSMPGWRMGFAAGNPRLVAALARMKSYLDYGAFTPIQVAATAALNGPQDCVEQMRTLYRERRDVLIKGLAQAGWDVPSPAGSMFAWAPIPERFAHLGSVDFAKLLLERAKVAVAPGIGFGEYGDGHVRIALVENTHRLRQAVRNIRAFMAPGNAPNQQESVSA encoded by the coding sequence ATGACCGAGGAATTTCACCGCATCCGCCGCCTTCCACCCTATGTCTTCGCGGAGGTGAACCAGGCGAAGGCGGCCGCGCGCAACCGGCGCGAGGACATCATCGACCTCGGCATGGGCAATCCCGACAGCGCGACGCCGCCGCATATCGTGGCCAAGCTGGTCGAGACCGTGGCCGACCCGCGCAGCCACCGCTATTCCACCAGCAAGGGCATTCCCGGCCTGCGGCGCGCGCTTGCCGCGTATTACGACCGCCGCTTCGGCGTGAAGCTGAACCCGGAGACCGAGGTGATCGCCACACTCGGCTCGAAGGAGGGGCTGGCCAACCTCGCCAACGCGATCACCTCGCCGGGCGACACGATCCTGGTGCCCAACCCGTCCTACCCGATCCACCAGTTCGGCTTCATCATCGCCGGGGCCTCGGTGCGCTCGGTGCCGGCCACGCCGGATGACGAGATGCTGCGCGCGCTCGACCGCGCGGTGCGGCACTCGGTGCCGAAGCCGACCGCGCTGATCGTGAATTTTCCTTCAAATCCAACGGCGTATCTCGCGACGCTGGATTTCTACAAGGAAATCGTCGCGTTCGCCCGCAAGCACGAGATCTTCATCCTGTCCGATCTCGCCTATGCCGAGATCTATTTCGAGGGCGAGCCGCCGCCCTCGGTGCTGCAGGTCGAGGGGGCGAAGGACATCACGGTGGAATTCACCTCGATGTCGAAGACCTATTCGATGCCGGGCTGGCGCATGGGCTTCGCCGCCGGCAATCCGCGGCTGGTCGCGGCGCTCGCGCGCATGAAGTCCTATCTCGACTACGGCGCCTTCACGCCGATCCAGGTCGCGGCGACGGCGGCGCTGAACGGGCCGCAGGACTGCGTCGAGCAGATGCGCACGCTCTACCGCGAACGGCGCGACGTGCTGATCAAGGGACTCGCGCAGGCAGGCTGGGACGTGCCGAGCCCGGCGGGGTCGATGTTCGCCTGGGCGCCGATTCCGGAGCGCTTCGCGCATCTCGGCTCGGTCGATTTCGCGAAGCTGCTGCTGGAGCGCGCCAAGGTCGCGGTCGCGCCGGGGATCGGCTTCGGCGAGTATGGCGATGGCCATGTCCGCATCGCGCTCGTCGAAAATACCCATCGGCTCCGGCAGGCGGTGCGGAACATCCGCGCCTTCATGGCACCGGGCAATGCGCCCAACCAGCAGGAGAGCGTCTCGGCATGA
- a CDS encoding OmpA family protein, which produces MTYSQIPPTPETPSRIVAVMAALAVIALSGCAAYSPAALLHRYEGGVISSGPPPAPGLDSPWPNLASVPPRPTSISPADQAALRGRLEAANRGQNLMAGHEPPAPAAAPPPPSVPPLRLGFRPREAVLSPAQIALLGAFAARRAGRPIAAIGFAPGRDPAGLRLALLRATAIANALEVAGVPAADIRLEALASGRGGAAQMLYPRHKPTTPDAQDRS; this is translated from the coding sequence GTGACCTATAGCCAGATTCCGCCCACCCCTGAAACCCCGAGTCGAATCGTCGCCGTAATGGCCGCGCTCGCGGTGATCGCGCTGTCGGGCTGCGCGGCCTACAGCCCGGCGGCGCTGCTGCACCGCTACGAGGGCGGGGTGATCAGCTCGGGGCCGCCGCCCGCGCCGGGGCTCGATTCGCCCTGGCCGAACCTGGCTTCGGTGCCGCCGCGGCCGACATCGATTTCCCCCGCCGATCAGGCGGCGCTGCGCGGGCGGCTGGAGGCGGCGAATCGCGGCCAGAACCTCATGGCTGGCCATGAGCCGCCAGCCCCCGCCGCGGCGCCGCCGCCGCCTTCCGTGCCGCCGCTGCGTCTCGGCTTCCGGCCGCGCGAAGCCGTGCTGTCGCCGGCGCAGATCGCGCTGCTGGGCGCGTTCGCGGCGCGGCGCGCCGGGCGCCCCATTGCCGCAATCGGGTTTGCGCCAGGGCGTGATCCGGCCGGCTTGCGGCTCGCCCTTCTGCGCGCGACGGCGATCGCCAACGCGCTCGAGGTCGCCGGCGTGCCGGCGGCAGACATTCGCCTCGAAGCGCTCGCCAGCGGTCGCGGCGGTGCGGCACAGATGTTATACCCCCGCCACAAACCCACCACACCGGACGCTCAGGACCGATCATGA
- a CDS encoding PHA/PHB synthase family protein: MAEQQNPRTEAPNLPDPAAFSRTMADIAARSQRIVAEWLQRQHEADVAIDPLNIGSAFMEMMARLMANPASLIEAQIGFWQDYVTLWQHSTRRIMGIETQPVVPPDPRDKRFQHEEWKENEIFDFIRQSYLLSARFVQDVVRRVDGLDPKTAQKVDFYARQFVDAMSPSNFALTNPQVLRKTAETGGENLLRGLSNLLRDLEAGRGQLHIRMTDAEAFSVGGNIAVTPGKVVYRNELMELIQYAPATTTAHKTPLVIFPPWINKFYILDLRPKNSFIRWAVEQGHTVFVASWVNPDERLAEKDFADYMKLGVFAALDAIEQATGERQVNAIGYCLGGTLLAATLAVMARRRDSRIKSATFLVTLTDFADVGELGVFIDEEQLAALEDRMNRRGYLEGSAMATTFNMLRSNDLIWSFVVNNYLLGNETFPFDLLYWNSDSTRMPAAMHSFYLRNMYQRNLLSQADAITLDGTPVDLRRIKVPVYFLSCREDHIAPWASTYRATQLMAGPKRFVLAASGHIAGVINPPGSGKYNHFVNATLPANAEDWFAGATEVAGSWWPDWQRWIAAQGRGEVPARTPGDGALPALADAPGDYVKVRSA; the protein is encoded by the coding sequence ATGGCCGAACAGCAAAATCCGCGGACGGAAGCCCCAAACCTTCCCGATCCCGCCGCTTTTTCCCGCACCATGGCCGATATCGCGGCCCGATCGCAGCGCATTGTGGCCGAATGGCTGCAACGCCAGCACGAGGCCGATGTCGCGATCGATCCGCTCAACATCGGCAGCGCGTTCATGGAGATGATGGCCCGGCTGATGGCCAATCCCGCGTCGCTGATCGAGGCGCAGATCGGCTTCTGGCAGGATTACGTCACGCTCTGGCAGCACTCGACCCGCCGCATCATGGGAATCGAGACCCAGCCGGTGGTGCCGCCGGACCCGCGCGACAAGCGCTTCCAGCACGAGGAATGGAAGGAAAACGAGATCTTCGACTTCATCCGCCAGAGCTACCTGCTCTCGGCCCGCTTCGTGCAGGATGTGGTCCGCCGCGTCGACGGGCTCGATCCGAAGACGGCGCAGAAGGTCGATTTCTACGCGCGCCAGTTCGTCGACGCGATGAGCCCGTCGAACTTCGCCCTGACCAACCCCCAGGTCCTGCGCAAGACCGCCGAGACCGGCGGCGAAAACCTGCTGCGCGGCCTGTCGAACCTGCTGCGCGATCTCGAGGCCGGGCGCGGCCAGCTGCACATCCGCATGACCGACGCCGAGGCCTTCAGCGTCGGCGGCAACATCGCGGTCACGCCGGGCAAGGTCGTCTACCGCAACGAGCTGATGGAGCTGATCCAGTACGCCCCGGCGACCACGACGGCGCACAAGACCCCGCTGGTCATCTTCCCGCCCTGGATCAACAAGTTCTACATCCTCGACCTGCGCCCCAAGAACAGCTTCATCCGCTGGGCCGTCGAGCAGGGGCACACCGTCTTCGTCGCGAGCTGGGTGAACCCGGACGAGCGCCTCGCCGAGAAGGATTTCGCCGACTACATGAAACTCGGCGTGTTCGCCGCCCTCGACGCGATCGAGCAGGCCACCGGCGAGCGCCAGGTGAACGCGATCGGCTACTGCCTCGGCGGCACGCTGCTCGCCGCCACCCTCGCGGTGATGGCCCGCCGGCGCGACAGCCGGATCAAGTCCGCGACCTTCCTCGTCACGCTGACGGATTTCGCCGATGTCGGCGAACTCGGCGTCTTCATCGACGAGGAACAGCTCGCCGCGCTGGAAGACCGGATGAACCGGCGCGGCTATCTCGAAGGCTCGGCGATGGCCACCACCTTCAACATGCTCCGCTCGAACGACCTGATCTGGAGCTTCGTGGTCAACAACTACCTGCTCGGCAACGAGACCTTCCCCTTCGACCTGCTCTACTGGAATTCCGATTCCACCCGCATGCCGGCGGCGATGCACTCGTTCTATCTTCGCAACATGTACCAGAGGAACCTGCTGAGCCAGGCGGACGCCATCACCCTCGACGGCACGCCGGTCGATCTCCGGCGGATCAAGGTGCCGGTCTACTTCCTCTCCTGCCGCGAGGACCACATCGCCCCCTGGGCCAGCACCTACCGCGCGACGCAGCTGATGGCCGGGCCGAAGCGCTTCGTGCTCGCCGCCTCCGGCCATATCGCCGGCGTGATCAACCCGCCGGGCAGCGGCAAATACAACCATTTCGTCAACGCCACCCTGCCGGCGAACGCCGAGGACTGGTTCGCCGGCGCGACCGAGGTGGCCGGCTCCTGGTGGCCGGACTGGCAGCGCTGGATCGCCGCACAGGGCCGCGGCGAGGTTCCCGCCCGCACACCCGGCGACGGCGCCCTCCCCGCCCTCGCCGATGCCCCCGGCGATTACGTGAAAGTCCGATCGGCTTGA